In a single window of the Lates calcarifer isolate ASB-BC8 linkage group LG1, TLL_Latcal_v3, whole genome shotgun sequence genome:
- the LOC108897090 gene encoding TBC1 domain family member 8 isoform X1 produces MWLNPEEVLLKNALKLWVTERSNDFFLLQRRRGHGESTGRITGLLVGALDTVLDSNARVTPFRILLQVPGSQISWVIASGAAIEEVNKHWDWLVHNLLHSLSVFENKEDVASFVKGKVKGLIAEEVRGRQAAQEEDPEKFREALLKFELHFGLPSSEKLVTYYSCCCWKGRVPRQGFLYLSINHMAFYSFLLGKEVKFVIPWAEVTRLERVSTGLMTEAIRVNTRQRQREFSMFLNLDEAFRVIGQLADIALRRLLDSEGLELDRVLQQPARINKRILEEQALREYVLALFRLPHGERLHEVASCSVWTPHARCHTAGTLYTTDSYLCFSSREEGNCTLLIPLSEVLSIEKAENTSLLPNPVIVSIRTKKAFQLIELHDRDELVESLNSRLRSLQWKQSMFRSKKDGKRSMRSPTPYYTFYYDTGYSDEEDIEEQVLRNTVNSEALMTAFHQNQPGTNGNKSMEQVKERLWEDHFSEFGRGVHMFRTEKIQRLVAMGIPESLRGELWMTLSDASSELESHQGYYTSLVQKSMGHSNLATEEIERDLHRSLPDHPAFQNPTGIAALRRVLTAYAHRNPKIGYCQSMNILASVLLLYAKEEEAFWLLVAVCERMLPDYFNRRVIGAQVDQSVFEELIRERLPELAEHVPDLSSLSSVSLSWFLTLFLSVLPFHSAVCVVDCFFFHGIKAIFQLGLAVLEANAAQLSTSTDDGQALMILTSFLDQVGSEESSRPPSSPPAAEEGSSSNADLPTVGHTNITNLINESYEKFGDLTVRQIERLRCRHRIQVLQAHEDTTKENSLRLVTPDVSIPPENLADVYDLFKTEHFITLYWGDSSSAAAAEAAAWHYSDSGRSYMERQYRLDRPQFKSLYGLLVPWPGGSNQHTDTMANRTFTLLDQDHDNLVTFREFAGWLDTLYCEELNEKIRLLYRLHIPPALTESEDDPALIKSPLLSSNRPLYVNLPSENLATTVVPGVESEVKDYQEQLKQMLQDLAKEKEKDVEKPLPFMTQREFIQFCKTLYSMFHGDPEENDLFQAIATVTSLVLQIGEAGHRGHSSGSEVTGQEEVKGAQPSQMTAEGSGSEASREGDVSSMAEREWTVSYAQILASLLTEQSLVNFFEKPVDLSAKITEAKEKQYHQRAGLLTLQQGTS; encoded by the exons GTCTCCTAGTGGGAGCATTGGACACGGTACTGGATTCAAATGCCAGGGTCACACCCTTCCGCATCCTCCTCCAGGTTCCTGGCTCCCAGATCAGCTGGGTAATTGCCAGCG GAGCTGCCATAGAGGAGGTGAACAAGCACTGGGACTGGCTGGTCCACAACCtgcttcactctctgtctgtgtttgagaaCAAGGAGGATGTTGCAAGCTTTGTCAAAGGAAAAGTCAAG GGCCTCATCGCAGAGGAGGTTCGGGGCCGACAGGCTGCCCAGGAGGAGGACCCGGAGAAGTTCAGGGAGGCACTGCTAAAGTTTGAGCTGCACTTTGGCCTTCCATCATCAGAGAAATTGGTGACATACtattcctgctgctgctggaagggCCGGGTGCCTCGTCAGGGCTTCCTTTACCTCAGCATCAACCATATGGCCTTCTACTCCTTCCTGCTGGGGAAGGAAG TGAAATTTGTCATTCCCTGGGCAGAAGTGACACGGTTGGAGCGGGTCTCCACCGGTCTCATGACAGAGGCGATCCGGGTCAACACACGGCAGCGGCAGAGGGAATTCTCCATGTTCCTGAACCTGGATGAGGCGTTTAGGGTCATAGGTCAGCTGGCTGACATTGCCCTCAGGCGGCTGCTGGACAGCGAAGGCTTGGAGCTGGacagagtcctgcagcagcCAGCACGCATTAACAAGAG GATCTTAGAGGAGCAGGCATTAAGAGAGTACGTCCTGGCTCTGTTTCGGCTCCCTCATGGTGAAAGACTCCATGAAGTGGCCTCCTGTTCGGTGTGGACACCACATGCCCGCTGCCATACAGCCGGGACTCTCTACACTACGGACAGCTACCTGTGCTTCTCCAGCCGAGAGGAAGGCAACTGCACCCTGCTCATACCCCTCTCAGAG GTGTTATCCATAGAAAAAGCCGAGAACACAAGCCTGCTTCCTAACCCTGTCATAGTGAGCATTCGGACTAAGAAGGCTTTCCAGCTGATCGAGCTGCATGACAGAGATGAGCTGGTGGAGAGCCTGAACTCCAGACTCAGATCCCTGCAGTGGAAGCAGTCTATGTTCCGCAGCAAGAAAGACGGCAAGAGGAGTATG AGGTCCCCAACACCCTACTACACCTTCTACTACGACACTGGGTATTCTGATGAAGAAGACATAGAGGAACAGGTTCTGCGCAACACCGTCAACAGTGAGGCACTGATGACAGCCTTCCACCAAAACCAACCAGGAACAAATGGCAACAAG aGCATGGAGCAGGTGAAGGAGCGGCTGTGGGAGGATCATTTCTCAGAGTTTGGTCGCGGTGTCCACATGTTTCGCACAGAGAAGATCCAGAGACTTGTCGCCATGGGGATACCAGAGTCACTGCGAGGGGAGCTGTGGATGACACTTTCTG ATGCATCCTCAGAACTAGAGTCTCATCAGGGCTACTACACCAGCCTGGTGCAGAAGTCGATGGGCCACAGCAACCTCGCCACAGAGGAGATCGAGCGGGACCTTCACCGCTCCCTCCCAGACCATCCTGCTTTCCAAAACCCCACTGGCATCGCAGCTCTCAGGCGTGTCCTCACTGCCTACGCTCATCGCAACCCAAAGATTGGATACTGTCAG TCTATGAACATCCTGgcgtctgtgctgctgctgtatgccaaagaagaagaagcctTCTGGCTGCTGGTGGCTGTTTGTGAGAGGATGTTGCCGGACTACTTCAACCGCAGAGTCATAG GAGCTCAAGTGGACCAGTCTGTGTTTGAGGAGCTGATCAGGGAGCGTTTGCCAGAGCTGGCTGAACATGTCCCAgatctctcctccctctcctccgtCTCCCTTTCTTGGTTCCTCACCCTCTTCCTCAGTGTCCTACCCTTCCACAGTGCCGTCTGCGTGGTTGACTGCTTCTTTTTCCATGGAATCAAAGCCATCTTCCAGCTGGGTTTGGCTGTGCTGGAGGCCAACGCTGCTCAGCTCTCTACCAGCACAGATGATGGACAGGCACTTATGATTCTCACAAG TTTTCTGGATCAGGTTGGAAGTGAAGAGTCGTCTCGTCCTCCGTCGTCCCCACCTGCTGCAGaggagggcagcagcagcaacgcTGATCTTCCCACTGttggacacacaaacatcaccaACCTCATCAATGAGTCCTACGAG AAATTTGGAGACCTGACAGTGCGGCAGATTGAGAGGCTTCGCTGTCGACACAGAATCCAAGTGCTGCAGGCTCATGAAGATACCACCAAAGAAAACAGT CTGAGATTGGTGACTCCAGATGTTTCCATCCCTCCAGAGAACTTGGCTGATGTCTATGACCTCTTCAAG ACTGAGCACTTCATAACTCTGTACTGGGGTGACAGTAGCtcagcagcagcggcagagGCGGCAGCATGGCATTACAGTGACTCTGGTCGCTCCTACATGGAGCGGCAGTACCGGCTGGACCGGCCCCAGTTCAAGAGCCTGTATGGGCTGCTGGTACCGTGGCCTGGTGGCTCAAACCAGCACACTGACACCATGGCCAACCGCACCTTCACCCTGCTGGACCAGGACCATGACAACCTGGTCACCTTTAGAGAGTTTGCTGGCTGGCTGG ACACTTTATACTGTGAAGAgctaaatgagaaaataagacTGCTTTATCGGCTCCACATCCCACCAG ctctgacagaaaGTGAAGATGACCCTGCTCTGATAAAGAGCCCTCTGCTGTCCAGCAACAGACCCCTCTATGTTAATCTGCCCTCTG AAAATCTGGCCACGACTGTTGTTCCAGGTGttgaaagtgaagtgaaagatTACCAGGAGCAGCTGAAGCAGATGCTGCAGGATCTGGccaaagaaaaggagaaggatGTGGAGAAGCCTCTGCCATTCATGACCCAG CGAGAGTTCATCCAGTTCTGTAAAACTCTCTACAGCATGTTCCATGGCGACCCGGAAGAGAACGACCTTTTCCAGGCCATCGCTACAGTTACCAGTCTCGTGCTGCAGATCGGCGAGGCAGGCCATCGTGGACACAGCTCAGGGTCAGAGGTTACAGGCCAAGAAGAGGTGAAAGGAGCACAACCCTCACAGATGACTGCTGAAGGAAGTGGGTCTGAGGCCAGTAGGGAAGGCGACGTGAGTTCCATGGCAGAGAGGGAGTGGACGGTCAGTTACGCTCAGATCCTGGCATCACTGCTGACTGAACAGTCGCTGGTTAACTTCTTCGAGAAGCCAGTGGATCTCTCTGCAAAAATCACAGAGGCCAAGGAGAAGCAGTACCACCAGCGGGCAGGTTTGCTTACACTGCAGCAAGGGACCAGCTGA
- the LOC108897090 gene encoding TBC1 domain family member 8 isoform X2: MWLNPEEVLLKNALKLWVTERSNDFFLLQRRRGHGESTGRITGLLVGALDTVLDSNARVTPFRILLQVPGSQISWVIASGAAIEEVNKHWDWLVHNLLHSLSVFENKEDVASFVKGKVKGLIAEEVRGRQAAQEEDPEKFREALLKFELHFGLPSSEKLVTYYSCCCWKGRVPRQGFLYLSINHMAFYSFLLGKEVKFVIPWAEVTRLERVSTGLMTEAIRVNTRQRQREFSMFLNLDEAFRVIGQLADIALRRLLDSEGLELDRVLQQPARINKRILEEQALREYVLALFRLPHGERLHEVASCSVWTPHARCHTAGTLYTTDSYLCFSSREEGNCTLLIPLSEVLSIEKAENTSLLPNPVIVSIRTKKAFQLIELHDRDELVESLNSRLRSLQWKQSMFRSKKDGKRSMRSPTPYYTFYYDTGYSDEEDIEEQVLRNTVNSEALMTAFHQNQPGTNGNKSMEQVKERLWEDHFSEFGRGVHMFRTEKIQRLVAMGIPESLRGELWMTLSDASSELESHQGYYTSLVQKSMGHSNLATEEIERDLHRSLPDHPAFQNPTGIAALRRVLTAYAHRNPKIGYCQSMNILASVLLLYAKEEEAFWLLVAVCERMLPDYFNRRVIGAQVDQSVFEELIRERLPELAEHVPDLSSLSSVSLSWFLTLFLSVLPFHSAVCVVDCFFFHGIKAIFQLGLAVLEANAAQLSTSTDDGQALMILTSFLDQVGSEESSRPPSSPPAAEEGSSSNADLPTVGHTNITNLINESYEKFGDLTVRQIERLRCRHRIQVLQAHEDTTKENSLRLVTPDVSIPPENLADVYDLFKTEHFITLYWGDSSSAAAAEAAAWHYSDSGRSYMERQYRLDRPQFKSLYGLLVPWPGGSNQHTDTMANRTFTLLDQDHDNLVTFREFAGWLDTLYCEELNEKIRLLYRLHIPPALTESEDDPALIKSPLLSSNRPLYVNLPSGVESEVKDYQEQLKQMLQDLAKEKEKDVEKPLPFMTQREFIQFCKTLYSMFHGDPEENDLFQAIATVTSLVLQIGEAGHRGHSSGSEVTGQEEVKGAQPSQMTAEGSGSEASREGDVSSMAEREWTVSYAQILASLLTEQSLVNFFEKPVDLSAKITEAKEKQYHQRAGLLTLQQGTS; this comes from the exons GTCTCCTAGTGGGAGCATTGGACACGGTACTGGATTCAAATGCCAGGGTCACACCCTTCCGCATCCTCCTCCAGGTTCCTGGCTCCCAGATCAGCTGGGTAATTGCCAGCG GAGCTGCCATAGAGGAGGTGAACAAGCACTGGGACTGGCTGGTCCACAACCtgcttcactctctgtctgtgtttgagaaCAAGGAGGATGTTGCAAGCTTTGTCAAAGGAAAAGTCAAG GGCCTCATCGCAGAGGAGGTTCGGGGCCGACAGGCTGCCCAGGAGGAGGACCCGGAGAAGTTCAGGGAGGCACTGCTAAAGTTTGAGCTGCACTTTGGCCTTCCATCATCAGAGAAATTGGTGACATACtattcctgctgctgctggaagggCCGGGTGCCTCGTCAGGGCTTCCTTTACCTCAGCATCAACCATATGGCCTTCTACTCCTTCCTGCTGGGGAAGGAAG TGAAATTTGTCATTCCCTGGGCAGAAGTGACACGGTTGGAGCGGGTCTCCACCGGTCTCATGACAGAGGCGATCCGGGTCAACACACGGCAGCGGCAGAGGGAATTCTCCATGTTCCTGAACCTGGATGAGGCGTTTAGGGTCATAGGTCAGCTGGCTGACATTGCCCTCAGGCGGCTGCTGGACAGCGAAGGCTTGGAGCTGGacagagtcctgcagcagcCAGCACGCATTAACAAGAG GATCTTAGAGGAGCAGGCATTAAGAGAGTACGTCCTGGCTCTGTTTCGGCTCCCTCATGGTGAAAGACTCCATGAAGTGGCCTCCTGTTCGGTGTGGACACCACATGCCCGCTGCCATACAGCCGGGACTCTCTACACTACGGACAGCTACCTGTGCTTCTCCAGCCGAGAGGAAGGCAACTGCACCCTGCTCATACCCCTCTCAGAG GTGTTATCCATAGAAAAAGCCGAGAACACAAGCCTGCTTCCTAACCCTGTCATAGTGAGCATTCGGACTAAGAAGGCTTTCCAGCTGATCGAGCTGCATGACAGAGATGAGCTGGTGGAGAGCCTGAACTCCAGACTCAGATCCCTGCAGTGGAAGCAGTCTATGTTCCGCAGCAAGAAAGACGGCAAGAGGAGTATG AGGTCCCCAACACCCTACTACACCTTCTACTACGACACTGGGTATTCTGATGAAGAAGACATAGAGGAACAGGTTCTGCGCAACACCGTCAACAGTGAGGCACTGATGACAGCCTTCCACCAAAACCAACCAGGAACAAATGGCAACAAG aGCATGGAGCAGGTGAAGGAGCGGCTGTGGGAGGATCATTTCTCAGAGTTTGGTCGCGGTGTCCACATGTTTCGCACAGAGAAGATCCAGAGACTTGTCGCCATGGGGATACCAGAGTCACTGCGAGGGGAGCTGTGGATGACACTTTCTG ATGCATCCTCAGAACTAGAGTCTCATCAGGGCTACTACACCAGCCTGGTGCAGAAGTCGATGGGCCACAGCAACCTCGCCACAGAGGAGATCGAGCGGGACCTTCACCGCTCCCTCCCAGACCATCCTGCTTTCCAAAACCCCACTGGCATCGCAGCTCTCAGGCGTGTCCTCACTGCCTACGCTCATCGCAACCCAAAGATTGGATACTGTCAG TCTATGAACATCCTGgcgtctgtgctgctgctgtatgccaaagaagaagaagcctTCTGGCTGCTGGTGGCTGTTTGTGAGAGGATGTTGCCGGACTACTTCAACCGCAGAGTCATAG GAGCTCAAGTGGACCAGTCTGTGTTTGAGGAGCTGATCAGGGAGCGTTTGCCAGAGCTGGCTGAACATGTCCCAgatctctcctccctctcctccgtCTCCCTTTCTTGGTTCCTCACCCTCTTCCTCAGTGTCCTACCCTTCCACAGTGCCGTCTGCGTGGTTGACTGCTTCTTTTTCCATGGAATCAAAGCCATCTTCCAGCTGGGTTTGGCTGTGCTGGAGGCCAACGCTGCTCAGCTCTCTACCAGCACAGATGATGGACAGGCACTTATGATTCTCACAAG TTTTCTGGATCAGGTTGGAAGTGAAGAGTCGTCTCGTCCTCCGTCGTCCCCACCTGCTGCAGaggagggcagcagcagcaacgcTGATCTTCCCACTGttggacacacaaacatcaccaACCTCATCAATGAGTCCTACGAG AAATTTGGAGACCTGACAGTGCGGCAGATTGAGAGGCTTCGCTGTCGACACAGAATCCAAGTGCTGCAGGCTCATGAAGATACCACCAAAGAAAACAGT CTGAGATTGGTGACTCCAGATGTTTCCATCCCTCCAGAGAACTTGGCTGATGTCTATGACCTCTTCAAG ACTGAGCACTTCATAACTCTGTACTGGGGTGACAGTAGCtcagcagcagcggcagagGCGGCAGCATGGCATTACAGTGACTCTGGTCGCTCCTACATGGAGCGGCAGTACCGGCTGGACCGGCCCCAGTTCAAGAGCCTGTATGGGCTGCTGGTACCGTGGCCTGGTGGCTCAAACCAGCACACTGACACCATGGCCAACCGCACCTTCACCCTGCTGGACCAGGACCATGACAACCTGGTCACCTTTAGAGAGTTTGCTGGCTGGCTGG ACACTTTATACTGTGAAGAgctaaatgagaaaataagacTGCTTTATCGGCTCCACATCCCACCAG ctctgacagaaaGTGAAGATGACCCTGCTCTGATAAAGAGCCCTCTGCTGTCCAGCAACAGACCCCTCTATGTTAATCTGCCCTCTG GTGttgaaagtgaagtgaaagatTACCAGGAGCAGCTGAAGCAGATGCTGCAGGATCTGGccaaagaaaaggagaaggatGTGGAGAAGCCTCTGCCATTCATGACCCAG CGAGAGTTCATCCAGTTCTGTAAAACTCTCTACAGCATGTTCCATGGCGACCCGGAAGAGAACGACCTTTTCCAGGCCATCGCTACAGTTACCAGTCTCGTGCTGCAGATCGGCGAGGCAGGCCATCGTGGACACAGCTCAGGGTCAGAGGTTACAGGCCAAGAAGAGGTGAAAGGAGCACAACCCTCACAGATGACTGCTGAAGGAAGTGGGTCTGAGGCCAGTAGGGAAGGCGACGTGAGTTCCATGGCAGAGAGGGAGTGGACGGTCAGTTACGCTCAGATCCTGGCATCACTGCTGACTGAACAGTCGCTGGTTAACTTCTTCGAGAAGCCAGTGGATCTCTCTGCAAAAATCACAGAGGCCAAGGAGAAGCAGTACCACCAGCGGGCAGGTTTGCTTACACTGCAGCAAGGGACCAGCTGA